One window of the Halobacillus litoralis genome contains the following:
- a CDS encoding acyl-CoA dehydrogenase family protein gives MNFYVRDQNLQELLKDKWNAPFAEWADSKLSQFGAKCASDIDERAAHTDREGQPRLIKYDKMGDDISEVWLNEGYKQTIKETYGAGIVGYLHKEIPELGRKGDYTYSFAQGYLLSQAEPGFYCPVTLTMATAYLIDHYASEELKEAFLPHVLSTGEVELFEGATFLTERQGGSDVGANEVKAVYENGHHRLYGEKYFASNAGACGVAMVLARKEGAPEGTKGLSLFLVPWRNKDESLNGIQIRRLKDKLGVRAVPSAEVEFHGAKAYLVGEADRGFYYMMEALNLSRVCNAVASIGIMRRSLNEAVDYAAKRNAFGKALIQYPMVKDTLVKMTVKQEVETRVVFDLVDHFEQVARSPDQATSSEQVLNRLRIAIMKKETAEQAVNFTHEAIELHGGNGYIEDFVTPRLLRDAQVLTVWEGTANILGLEVLRLLNKFQAHDLFTNSMMERLDRVNILSEEVSLVVKALHEFTSYAQDVLAMTQDAQTYYSKTLAEKMTKIYEATVALEMGGKGDRNQKVAELFVRQLFTEEAPSEKPLALSYADDILNESKVTT, from the coding sequence ATGAACTTTTACGTAAGAGATCAGAACCTTCAAGAGCTCCTTAAGGATAAATGGAATGCACCATTCGCTGAATGGGCAGATTCAAAACTCTCTCAATTCGGAGCGAAGTGTGCGAGTGACATTGATGAACGGGCTGCACACACAGATCGTGAAGGTCAGCCCAGATTGATCAAATATGACAAAATGGGTGATGACATTTCCGAAGTCTGGCTGAATGAGGGGTATAAGCAAACGATAAAAGAGACCTATGGCGCCGGAATTGTCGGCTATCTTCATAAAGAAATTCCAGAATTAGGCCGAAAAGGGGATTATACGTATTCTTTCGCTCAAGGTTATCTGCTGTCTCAAGCAGAGCCTGGTTTCTATTGCCCGGTGACGCTGACGATGGCGACAGCTTACTTGATCGACCATTATGCGAGTGAAGAACTAAAAGAAGCGTTCCTTCCTCACGTTCTATCAACTGGAGAGGTAGAGCTCTTTGAAGGGGCTACTTTTTTAACAGAACGACAAGGTGGTTCTGATGTAGGAGCTAATGAAGTGAAAGCTGTGTACGAAAACGGTCACCATCGCTTGTATGGAGAGAAGTATTTCGCCAGTAATGCGGGGGCTTGCGGTGTCGCTATGGTACTGGCAAGAAAAGAAGGTGCTCCTGAAGGGACCAAGGGGCTCAGTCTTTTTCTAGTGCCATGGAGGAATAAAGATGAAAGTTTGAACGGCATCCAGATCCGCCGCTTGAAAGACAAACTGGGCGTCCGGGCCGTTCCTTCAGCAGAAGTTGAGTTTCACGGTGCGAAGGCTTACCTCGTTGGAGAAGCAGATCGCGGATTTTATTACATGATGGAAGCATTGAATTTATCCAGGGTATGTAATGCAGTCGCATCGATCGGTATCATGAGGCGCTCGTTGAATGAAGCGGTCGATTATGCAGCAAAAAGGAATGCTTTTGGAAAAGCGCTGATTCAATATCCGATGGTGAAAGATACGCTGGTGAAAATGACGGTCAAACAGGAAGTGGAAACACGGGTGGTCTTCGATTTAGTCGATCATTTTGAGCAGGTGGCACGGTCCCCGGACCAAGCGACTTCATCTGAGCAAGTCTTGAACAGGCTGCGAATTGCGATCATGAAAAAAGAAACAGCCGAACAAGCGGTGAATTTCACTCATGAAGCCATTGAATTGCATGGAGGAAACGGTTATATCGAAGACTTCGTTACCCCAAGGTTACTTAGGGATGCACAAGTTCTGACTGTGTGGGAGGGAACAGCAAACATCCTCGGGTTAGAGGTGCTGCGCCTTTTGAACAAATTCCAGGCTCATGATCTTTTTACAAATAGCATGATGGAAAGACTTGATCGTGTGAATATCTTGAGTGAAGAGGTATCACTGGTTGTGAAGGCTCTCCATGAATTTACGTCTTACGCTCAAGACGTCTTGGCGATGACTCAAGATGCCCAAACTTATTATAGTAAAACCCTGGCAGAAAAGATGACAAAGATTTATGAAGCGACAGTTGCTTTAGAAATGGGAGGCAAAGGGGACAGGAATCAAAAAGTGGCAGAACTGTTTGTGAGGCAATTGTTTACAGAAGAAGCTCCTTCAGAAAAGCCGCTCGCTCTTTCTTATGCGGACGATATATTAA